The DNA window TCCATTTGATATAACTTATAAATAAATATCTgtataagggcatccacaatgggacgtcCGATGACATgcccgatgcgtgccatcgtccgccccattttgggtgtccgccatcgtccgcatccgatgcatcgtccgcggttgaagcgcggacgatggcctatcgtccgcgccatcgtccgcgtcattgtgggctcggcggacgatgtgCGCGGActataggccatcgtccgcgtcatcgGGTCCCATTGCGGGttcggcggacgatggtcgcggacgatgccacgcgtttttgaattttttttttatttaaacctcgtttctcattcatttgttcatacgaacatgatagtcgagcatgaaggtgggagcatcaccgagtAGAACGATGATGAcagtgcatctagctcgtccagcatggcgaccgagccccccgctGGAGGATTGTCGTCGGGCTTCGACGAGGTTCtagctagacaggcctcaatgcgcaaccaacaagaccatgcgcaactcatgaacgacatgattgaagaagtgtgagcccgtaaccgccgtagttgaatttgtgtatttttttaattcgtattgtaatgtattaatttttatatatgaaatgaagtttttttccaattttttgttatttaaatattcaaataaaatgcataggacgcgccttagggcgccccattacAGGTGGGGTAGgagataaaactgctgacgtgtcGCGCCCCACTATAGATGCCCTAACACAAATGCAATCGTAATTAATTAAACTTACTATAATTAAACAACTCCGTTTACAATTATGGAAGGCCCCACATCAATACGAACGTTAAGAGTAACTCTGTAATCACCGCTTCCCTTTCTACCCTTCTCCTTTATAATTAGACCGTTGCAAATGTTCAACACAAAATCTTTTAAAATCAACTAGCTTCATCAAATCATCAAAAAAGCTCCATCTCGATTCTCAAAACCCTTCAACAAATCACGTCAATGGCTGAGATAATCGAATCTCGGCAACCTCATTTCGCCGCGCTCGACCCCCGCTCCCTCCTCCTCTCTCAATTCTCCGATTCCGGAAGCCCACAGCTTCTGCAACTCACAACCGAGAGCTTCGTCATGGAGCGAGGCCCCAGGTTCAAAGAGTACTCCGATCTCAGAGAGAGAAAGCTTAGGATGAAAAACTCCATCGATCGGCCAGAGGAAAATGTCCATAGCCAACCGGTTCTCACCCCGCCCAAAAAGCAGGTCAAATTCAGTTCGAATTTCTCCACCCCGCCGAGGAGGCCGAAGCCGCCCTCTGCTCTGGCACAATCCGTCCCTGATTTCTCATCGACTCTTCGGAAAGAGAACAGGAAGCCGGCTGCTCCGCTGCCGCCTGTGGCGGAGCGGTCTCTGACGCCGCCGGCTGGATTTATGAAGAGCGGGAGCGTTTATGGGAAGTTGGGAGGAGGGAGCAAGTCGGCGAATTCCGCCGAGAAGAGGAGCGGCGGATTGATGGCTAGAAAGAGCTATGCAAGCATGGCCGAATTGAAGGAGGGGCTAGCCGGAAATGCCATCAGTGGAGGAGGgagaagcaatagaggcgttgcTAGATCTGTTTTAGGGCATCGGCAGTTTTGATTTGGGGGAAATTTGCATTCATCATATTTTTCGAATTGGGTatttttcatcttcattttttattctttgGCCTTGGATTTCCATTGATTGAGAGTGTGAAATTGTCTCTgtaatttcaattttgtataGAAACCAAGCTTTTGTTGAAGTGTGATGTTTACAAATTTGCATATCAAACTATACAATAAAGTTGACCTTTTTTGTGAGAATTCATATTTGAAGGTTGAATGATGAATGTgagaataatgtaaaattaatacaCATCAGTTTGTTTGTACAATGGTTAAGTTAGGTTTAACTGTTGGAGTTTTCACAATTGCACAACATAATTCCATCTACTTTCTACCATTTGCAAAGATCCATCACAATTTCATCTACTAAAATCTGAACCAAATGTCTGCTAATCTCAACGCCGCTCTCAAAAGCCTCACTCTCGCACTGCGTCCATTCTTCCAAGGAACGGCTCATCTCTCTCTCGATCAGCTCATCGACCCCCAGCCTCGACAGCTCCTCCCACCTCCTAACAACTTCTACAATCTCCAGGATCAGCATCCGGTTGTTCATGCGAAGAGGCAGTTTCCTCGACACCTTGGATTGAAATTCTTGAAATCTTATGCCCAAATACTCGATGGTCGAATGCAGAACAAATGTTTTGAGTTGATTCACCTCCTTGCCATCCTCGACCCCGAGGGAGGAACCGAAGTTCATCCATAGAAGGCTAGCGAGCATGTCCAGTTCATCGAGGAGCAAATGCTTGATCGGGGAGCCTTTTCCTACTGCTGAACACGAAAGTAGCGCCCGATGGAATACCAGCTCAGCATTCAAAAGCACCTCCCTTACTTGGTCGACCCCTTTTCCTTTCAACCCAAAAGTAGATAAGATATCAGAAACATTGTTGTAAATATCAACGACCATCTTTTTTGAATTCCCAACTGCGTCCAACACATCAGGGTTAGGCGACCCTGCAGACACAAGTTGAGGTTAGATAGGAGTTGCAAACACAAACTCATGACTTCGAAAATCAAGCGTAAAAACATGGTCTTGAAGCCCAAAAATCACCTAGACCATCATCTGCACTGCTGGAAGGCAAACTCTCAGTAGAAAAGCAGGTTTCAAGAACAGATTCTGGGCTTAGGTACTCAGTGTCGAGAGGTTGGTCAGAAGACGGGTTCACACCAACGGTGTTGCCCTGAATGAAGGTATAACAAATATAATCATGAGATGACTCttcaatatttcattaaaatcaACTCAAACCGAAACATGCAACTCAACAAATCAGAACCATTCTATGGTTATACTCAGAGGCTAAAAATTCTAAAAGCAACAGTTTCTTCAAGCCATTTCAGCAAAAAAAATGTAGCCAAGTGAGTCTACATACATAGTATTCGACTCACAATCTCAAACACTCCCTCTAACATAGAGTCACAGTTTAGCCAAGTAAACGGACAGGTAGTAAGACATGTCACAGGATGAGCACTAAATTTCTCAGACAAGCAAAGACTACATTAGCAAACAAAACAGATCCTATAATAGATATGGAGATTGATTACGACATGATGGACATCAACAAAGCATTTTAATTTAGGCCAGGTTAATAGGTTTAATGAAGCTACATTGTGTTTTCTAACAAAAAGACGGCATTCAAAGTTACATTCAagataatgtgttgacaattcaaGCCTAATATATATAGTTGCTACATAATAGAATATTTTTGGCTTACATGTGATGAAACGTTTGAAGATCTTGAGTTAGACAAATGGCTTTGATCACTCAGACCATTTCTCCTATCAGATATAGCTGGTAAATTATCCTGCTGAAATGGAACCTCTGAAGTCAAGGCCGTTATTAGTTCTTGTAGAATCGTAGCAGTGGTCTTTTTAGGTGCATTTCCCGTATCCTCTCCCTGGCAATTCAATTCCTTCAATTTTTGTTCTAGAAGAGCACCAAGTGCATCTCCACTTATAGGCCGCGATTTCTCAAACACTGTCTTTCTAACACATTCTCCTATTTCTGGTTTCTCTCTACCATCACCACTCCTAACCGGCGTTTCGCCAACTTCATGAATTCCAACCTTCTGCTTCACTGATGAATTAAATGTGAAGGAAACCACATTGTGGTTCCCTGTGATACTGGGAAATTTTCTGCCTTGTTGATGCAGCAATCCTACTTGGCCACATTCATGGTCAACCAAGTGAGAGTTAATAATCGGTTTGTTAACTGTATAGCTTGAGCAACCAGAATATTCACCGTCTCGAGAGAGATTGTTCAGCCGCCTCTTTCTCCCAGTAGGTACCGAGTCATTCATCCTATTGGGAATTCTCTTCTCCATTTCAAATCTACCATTCTCAATTGGGGAAGGCACCCGAGACCTGGGACTACAGCTTAAGCTTTGATTTTCTGAAACAGGATTCTTTGTCCCATTCATAACAGTTGTTGATGCCTGGCTACTCCTCAAAGTAACCACATTTGGCCTTAGAGGAACTGTTTCCCTCGCTCGTAACATCTGACTTTGCCTATATGACTTCTGGTTAGGGCTAAGAGGTAAAGGCACACCTCTTGGAGCCTTGCAATGCTGGCCAGCCAAATGCTGTTGAATATGCCCGGCACAGAAAGGACTCCTATACGACGCGAGCTTGCAATGACTTTGaacatctccaataaccggagcaGCACCTACAGGGTAGCCATCACGAAACTCTTCTTCCAACTGATGATAAAATGCAACATTAACAGGCTTAATTTGTTCAGATACTTGACAACAAGATCTTACATTATTCGAGAAGGGTGAAGCAAACTCAGTGATGGTAGGTTTACCATTCAAATTATCCGGCAAATAGCCACAATTTTTGCAAGACGATTCCCCCTCTGCAGCAACACTTTCAAAACCATAAGAACCTTCCAAATGGGTTGACAACGATCCATCCACGTCGGTATCTTGTGGAGTGTGTCGCGAGGCATTAGAGTAAGTGAGAACACATTTAGATCTACTTGTCTGCAAACCAGGTTCCAAAATTCTAGTGGCTGCACCAATCAGTTTAGATGGCCTTTTCCTTGGGAGATTTTTTGGAGTTTTCACTTGCGGAGGAAAATTCGGATGATGCTTTTTCGACTTGGATAACACATTCTTGAATGGCAGCTTCTCTGCCCCAAATTTGGTTATTGGTTGCCTCTCACTAACACTTGTCTTTTGAAGTTTCTGAGGCCTTACTTCATGCTTAATCCCAACTTTCTCCACTTTCAAATCTTCCCTTTTATCGACTAACTCTCGTGAAACAACACCAGATGCAGGAGGAGCCTTCGTCTTCGACTTGTCTCTGTGCAACGCCGGCATAGATTCCAACCCCATGAGCCTGGCAACAAGTCCAGGAACATGCATTTCATGGTTTTGCTCATTATCAACAATGGCAGCCCCATTCGACATCTTTGCCGTGGGGAATCCCCCATTGTTTTCATCAGCAATCTATGTTCCATTCACACAATTACAACAGTAAGTGCACCAATTTAACTCTCCATCCACACACCATTAAACAAGAACCACAAGAAAAAAGATCATTAACCAACTACACATACCAAACGAAGCTTCGGCTGCTTCTCATCCCCACCAAATTTCTTTGAAGCTTGTTTGAATCGAACTATATATTACAAAATCAGCAAAAACAGATACAAAAATCAAGTCCAACATTATAAACTTAAATACTCTCAACAGTATGTAATAGGAGCAATTACCTGGTGGCAATAATTTCTTGGAAAAAAGCTTCTTTTTAGCGAATCTACGGTTCCAATCAAAAAGTTGAAAGAAGATACCAACGCATCCACCAGGCCTCTGCGGCTTCTTCTCCACAATAGCCAAACACGCCGCTGTATCATTCATTCCTCCCAAAAAAACATCAAAAACCAAGAAATTGGGGAAATAAAGACCAACACACCTCTCAAAACCAACCCCAATCAAATTCCCTTccaaaaaaattcaatctttacCAAATCAAAAGAAATCACAAAAGAGAATGGCATTTCCCCCTCCTTCCTTACGGAAAATAGCCAATGTCAGTAAATACGAAACGGAGTGGCAACAAGGCCATGTGGAAAGCTTGAGGTGCTTTGCTTTGACAAGAAAAGCCCCactaataaagaaagaaatgcCAAAAAATCTTCACATGATGAAGAGGGACTCAGGAAATTCATATGAAGAAACAGAAACTGTGGAAAGAGGGGTCTGAAACTGACAGCAGATGTGCAGAGAGCGAGAAACAGGGAAGGACAACAGCATAATCAGCAGGGAAATTAgaagaaaattgaaaatgaggggAGGGATTTTGGTTGGGGAGCTGACAAAGCTGTGCTGGTGAAAACGGCTGGTCTCTGGAATCACAGTAGTGTGCGGAGCGGATCAGCTAAGGCATATTCTACAACATTTGCTAAGACACTAATTAAAACATGACACGTGTATACTatttaagaagaaaaaataacagttactagtattttttttgatGGTGTAATCCTTCATTCTCCTGCGCATCTCTCATCTGGTTGAATTCTTTTTCTGCTTTAGCCTTTACTTTTGGTtgccattttatttatttcagaTTTTCATTTCATCACCCAATCTGCATTTCCTCTTCTTTGCGTTTTATCACTTCTTCTGTATTGTGGAATATATTTTGTAAAACGTGGTTCAATGACTTGTCTTCCGGCTTTTGATTATCAATAAATTAACTTATTTTAAGGATCAAAAGAAATGAACTCTTGATAGATTTCCCCAGAACTACAGTTACCATACAAAACtcaatgttttcaaataactgATTTCATTCTATTCAACTTCTATTTATAATCTTCTCCCTCAGAGAGAGAaggttgtgtgtgtgtgagagagagaaaataaattagtatttttaatGGCATGAGGAAGAACTTGGTTTCCTCGACATCCTTCAAGTAAAAAAAGCACAGGTAGATAATCTCAAGATATTGGTTGAAGATAGAAAAGATTACACGagttgaattttaatatttttttcttcttacaTAGCAGCATACACGTGTCATGTTTTAATTAGTGTCTTAGCAAATGTTGCAGAATATGCATTAGCTGATCCGCTCCGAGTAGTGTGTGACAGTAAGAATAGAGAAGACAAGAGAGGAATCGGAGGATAAGACGGGATATTTGGTGACTGATCGCCCACGCGCATTTTtcaattctttaatttttatttcaacttTTAAATTGTTAACTTAATTTAAGGAATGAAAAATGGGCTTGAGCTAtagataaaaatagaaaaactaaTTTCACGGGATTCAGAAATGGATGTCTGCGTCCGATATACTGAAAATGAtagtaattgcaaataaaaacATCCACAATGGTGCCCGTGCCGTGGACGTCCGGCCGGCGTGCCGGAGTTTTAcacgggacgtccgtcattgcgcAGCGGTGACGCgtatacggacgtccgctgcggacacctgAGTTCTGCGGCGTTCCCGGGACTTTCGTCgcgacgtccttgcggacgtccgccattacgTTGACCCTacagacgtccgcgcggacgaactgattattttatatttttttttcgaaaattctataaatacggctcgttgaacttcatttcattcgcaccagtTGTATTAAcgaatatctctctctctacgtttcttttatatatccagaatGACTGGTAGTGGTAGTGATAGTGGCTTTGGTGCAGGCGGTAGCGATGCGGGTGGTAGTGATGGGGAGTATGATGACATAATGAGGCgaattcatgcacgtgtgcgggaggcagcGGAGAGGGAGATACAGGCGGCCTTGGCGCCGgtggtacctcgacccatccatcgtcgatctatagtaccccgggaccacctcgTTGCACATCGTCGGTTGTACTTCTCTCCGGAGCCACGatttggggagaacatgttccggcgacgttttaggaggcatcgtccgctctttctgcgtatcgtgggtgctttagagagtcgatacgggtatttcagggtgcgggaggatgcggctggtaaacccggccacactccgattcagaagtgcactgccgcaatcaggcagctggcatacggaggcgcggctgacatgttcgatgaatacctccacatcggcgagacgactgcccgcgattgcctaaagtatttttgtcatggcgttagggagatattcggggataggtatcttcggaagcctacccctgaagattgtcaggctctgctggatatgcacgggactcagcacgggtttccggggatgCTAGGCAACATatattgtatgcattgggagtggaataactgccccgctgccgggaaaggggtgtacactacgggtttcaagggcaagaatcccacgatgatccttgaagcggtagctgactaccggctgtggatttcacatgcctattttggagtagccgggtcgaacagcgacatcaacgtcctccaatcgtcgccccttttcaacgaccagtgcatgggtgTCGGTTCGACCGTCAATTtcatcgccaacggcaaccagcacaacatgggctattatttggctgatgggatataccctatgtggcccgtctttgtgaagacgatcagatgtccaacagaagaaaagaatgtatattttgcgggtcgtcaggaggcagcgcgcaaggatgtggagcgggcatttggtgtgctccaggctcgatgtgcagcagtgaagggtccatcacggctgtggtatgctgacagcatcgccgatatgatgtacgcatgtattatcatgcataacatgattgtcgaatatgaaggtccagcactgacggattgggccaatgatgatgctgatgctgcgggtccaagccacggcgtggccaccgacAATGTACGTATGaggataccccatgacgaggtcgagcgagtccgtgcatttgccgacatgcccCAGAAACAAACCATATTCGACTCCATAACGATATAATTTGAGAAATATGGAGCGGATGAGTCGTCGTTGATGgaatttgtatttattgaaatgtactttttttagttttttttgttgaaatgtacctttcttttttttatttaatgaaatttttattccgtAATCGTGGCAAAATTTTTATTCTGTAAATTgcttaattccgtaaattgtttaatttggtgaatttgtgaatttttattattgtgggaagtccgtcgagatgtctttggggatgtccgccactatgcagtgggaagtccttacgacgtgacagtgcagtgggatgtccttatgacgtgacatgaggtgtttttTGGATGTACGCAGGGATGTCCGCtcggacatccgcaccactgtagATGCTCTAAAAGGGGTTATTGCAAAAGTCACgccaaacaaaaaaatgaatgcATATAAAAAACATCAATTTGGATTCCCCATCCTCCAAATATCTCTAATGAATAAAGGATGTTCACCTCTTTGTAATGCAAAGGATGGACCATTTAGGTGTTGATAATTACATTATCATATTCTCTAGAACAATATCTATAACTATTGATTATATTGAACCATTTATTGACTATATTACATTAGAAACAAAATGTACAATCAGTCATTCATTCAGTTACCATTTAtgagtattatttccaatttatttattatggtatctaaaatataaaattagtttagagttactccctccgtcaatAATTAAGAATCTCATTTCTTagcggcacggattttaagaaatattaaaaaaagtgggtggaaaaaaagttagtggaataggagtctcatatgtatataataattttaaatgaaatatgagtggaataagttaatGAAAGGtgtatttatagtaaaagtaacATTGGACGGATTAGAGATTTCCTCCTTTAATAACAATCACCGAAGTTCGTCGTTCTGTGTGGGGAATTTTAAGCCAAATTTCATGCATGCGTTTTAGATAATACATGTAAGTCTCACTTAATTACAATTAATATACGCCAATGCCAAAAATTGCCATAGGAAATGTCatgtgaaaaaatgaaaaatatacctTCATCCCATAATAGAAATCATATTTAATGtggacacaaattttaagaaatataataaaagtgggttgaataagcTAATGGATTAtgggtctcacttatatatactacttcattcgtccctctgtagtaaatgggtttcttttcggcacgagatttaagaaaagttgtgttaaatgaataaagtaaatgaataataaagtaggaaagaaaaaaggtagaaagatgaatagagaagaaaagttattgttttttgccaaaaaaggaataAGACTCAACTACAGAGGGGCGGatgagtattagttttataataacatgtgattggaatgagttagtaaaTGTGGGGcttacttactatttatggtaaaagtgaaatgtgacatttattgtgggacggactaaaatggtaaaatgtaACTTTTATTGTGAAACatatatagtaataattaaaatttttaatttcaaatattgTGGAATTAACCAAAATTTAACGTAAAGTCATAAATTAAATTACCCATCGTTTTGTACATGTTCGTGCCACACTTAAAATAAATGCAGGCGGTTGTCGGAAAAATTCGCCATGACATAATAAAAAATAGGGATATTAGcatctaatatcatgaaactttcaaaaagttgggtttttcccacgaactttgaaattgacaaataatatcacgaactttacctgagtttgttatttttcaCCAAAGAAAAAATTATGGCTATATTGAtggattgaagaacaaatttcgagggtgtgcttcaagaaaaattATTCTCAAATATTGAAAAACTTTTACCTCTCaaagttgttgtcgagaaattacgaaaaaaaattcgtatcatgatattattttctGAAATTAtttcattggtgggaaataacaaactcgaggtaaagtttgtgatattatttaccaatttcaaagttcgtgggaaaaacccaacttttttAAAGTTCCATAATATTAGTTACCAATATCCcttaaaaatactaaaaagttATGATTATAACTTTCGAACAAAAGTTATAAAGTTATCAAAAATCAATGCATAATAACATTTAAATacctattattattttaattcaataggCTTTTAAAAAAGGAGATGTGGAGTTGTTTTTACCGCTTAATGTCTTAGAAGGAACAAAATTTCTGTAGGCTTTCAAAGTTCTCAATTCGATTTCGTTGTTATTCAATTTCTTTAGAAATATTCATGATAACATAACGTAGGCATATATTAACATAAAAGATTATATATTTCCATGCATCATGcgaatatatataaaatgcataattataataaaattataatgcaCAAAAATTGGGCTCCAATCATTGAAGaaaaaaggcgattccgtcgccttggcggcccccacactccgggTACGCAGTAACCCGTTAAGGGGGAGGtcttaacccactggctgccagaaacCCATCTCCCAAgacctcacacttgtgcctgagagatggaagcaactacacgacagcagtggattcgaacccaggctcattgcagcaagatctgcccctccgttgccaactgcgctacgcccctaCAGGCATTGGGCCCCAATCATTGATAATTGGGCTCCAATCATTGATATACTAGTACTAAGAGCATCAGCTATAGGACAAAGGGGGCGGACGGACGATTCAGAGTGGGGCGGACGAGGTAGCGGCGGATAGGGGGCGAGGACGGGGCGGTGGGGGATAGGCGTGCCGGTCTATAGTGGGGCGACGGCAGGCGCGCCTTAGCCCcctcgaattttttttttcgaaaatttctCCTATAAATGTCACTCCTCCACCCTCCATTTTCACTATTTTCACACACTTTcccttcattcactatctacactttcactctctaaaatgcacggtggaggcGACGAATCACCGATTAGACGGTGGCGgcgttttttatttgttttttttggacgttcgttgtataattttacatttgcaaatacaacgaatattcggtctcaattaACTCGTTtcataattatttcaattccgTTGATTTAAaaacgaaatgaaaaaattaaaatattggttataaaatttcggggctattgaaagtgtccgcctataatggcggaaataaaaaattggggTTGTGAACAAAA is part of the Salvia splendens isolate huo1 chromosome 22, SspV2, whole genome shotgun sequence genome and encodes:
- the LOC121787233 gene encoding uncharacterized protein LOC121787233 gives rise to the protein MAEIIESRQPHFAALDPRSLLLSQFSDSGSPQLLQLTTESFVMERGPRFKEYSDLRERKLRMKNSIDRPEENVHSQPVLTPPKKQVKFSSNFSTPPRRPKPPSALAQSVPDFSSTLRKENRKPAAPLPPVAERSLTPPAGFMKSGSVYGKLGGGSKSANSAEKRSGGLMARKSYASMAELKEGLAGNAISGGGRSNRGVARSVLGHRQF
- the LOC121787232 gene encoding uncharacterized protein LOC121787232; the encoded protein is MNDTAACLAIVEKKPQRPGGCVGIFFQLFDWNRRFAKKKLFSKKLLPPVRFKQASKKFGGDEKQPKLRLIADENNGGFPTAKMSNGAAIVDNEQNHEMHVPGLVARLMGLESMPALHRDKSKTKAPPASGVVSRELVDKREDLKVEKVGIKHEVRPQKLQKTSVSERQPITKFGAEKLPFKNVLSKSKKHHPNFPPQVKTPKNLPRKRPSKLIGAATRILEPGLQTSRSKCVLTYSNASRHTPQDTDVDGSLSTHLEGSYGFESVAAEGESSCKNCGYLPDNLNGKPTITEFASPFSNNVRSCCQVSEQIKPVNVAFYHQLEEEFRDGYPVGAAPVIGDVQSHCKLASYRSPFCAGHIQQHLAGQHCKAPRGVPLPLSPNQKSYRQSQMLRARETVPLRPNVVTLRSSQASTTVMNGTKNPVSENQSLSCSPRSRVPSPIENGRFEMEKRIPNRMNDSVPTGRKRRLNNLSRDGEYSGCSSYTVNKPIINSHLVDHECGQVGLLHQQGRKFPSITGNHNVVSFTFNSSVKQKVGIHEVGETPVRSGDGREKPEIGECVRKTVFEKSRPISGDALGALLEQKLKELNCQGEDTGNAPKKTTATILQELITALTSEVPFQQDNLPAISDRRNGLSDQSHLSNSRSSNVSSHGNTVGVNPSSDQPLDTEYLSPESVLETCFSTESLPSSSADDGLGSPNPDVLDAVGNSKKMVVDIYNNVSDILSTFGLKGKGVDQVREVLLNAELVFHRALLSCSAVGKGSPIKHLLLDELDMLASLLWMNFGSSLGVEDGKEVNQLKTFVLHSTIEYLGIRFQEFQSKVSRKLPLRMNNRMLILEIVEVVRRWEELSRLGVDELIEREMSRSLEEWTQCESEAFESGVEISRHLVQILVDEIVMDLCKW